DNA from Sphaerodactylus townsendi isolate TG3544 linkage group LG08, MPM_Stown_v2.3, whole genome shotgun sequence:
aacacacaaaatgaaatgactttaaaaaaaaaccatacatAGGTGTTTAAATGTGTTCTTACCTACAATTGGTGGTCCAAGACTATTTCCAAGTCCAGCAAAAAACATCAGTATACCATATGCGTGTGCTAATTTCTCTATTCCCACGGTCTCTGTTGTGATATATGGAAAAATGGACCAATTGCCTGTCAGAAAACCTAAAACCCCCGAAAGTATGGCCAGCATAATGTAACTTTGGGCAAATGGAATCAAAAACAGTGCCACTGAAGTCATTATCAAGGTCAGGACGTACAGATATAAAGTGTTCATCCATTTAAAATCCGCTAATATCCCCAAAGCAAGTTTACCAATGGCGGTCATAATGCCTATGATGGAAACGAGAGGAATGACACAGTTTTCTTCGCCGATATTTGAACTTCTGGCTATGTCTTCCATCAGCAAAGACGGAGGAAACACGCCGATGTCAAAAAAGAAGATGGCGATGAAAAGCGATGAAAatactctgtttttaaaaagactgagCGTTTCTGCCCAGTAGTCTAAATATAGGTGCCATTTCTTCTTGGCAAGCTGTTTACAGAAATATGTCTGCTCTGCAACTTTCATTTTGTAAGTGTCTGTCTCTTTCGATGCTACTGAGGACAGTCTGTTCTTGTTCACAAGAGATTCCTGTTTACAATCGCCGCCGAAGGGTTTGTTCACACTTTTTCCTTCAGTGCTGGCCTTTTCCAGTATGTTTACATTTTCTTCataaaggtttttttccttttcgctATAAATGAGGTACTGGTCTGGAATCTTCTCAAGGCCTGATTTCTCTGGTAAGGAAAAACTGCCCGAACGCAAAGGCCTCATTAGACTTCCACAGGCTAGGATGTTTAGGGACAGCGCGCCAACAATAAGCAGGCAGCCTTCCAACCCGTAAAGTTCAATTAGTTTTCTTTGCAAAGCTGCATAGATAAAAAGTCCAACACTTgatcctggtggggagggggagagaagagagacaCACTTTAAAAGACACATTTAAAACCATTTCATAGAGCAACTTCTAGTGTGACAATACTGCACGTCATCTAATGACTGGACCTATTGGACTGGATCCAGCACAAGGACCATCGCAAAGACCTCACAAAGGTTACCTGTCTTCCcacttttcttctccccacaccagTAATTTCTGACCTGGGAAAGTTTACATTGAGTCGTGGAACACAAGTGGAGTAACAGCCACACAAATGGGTGATTGAAACCATGCTTCTGGTTTAaggtcttcctcttctttctgcaaAGCTCCACTCATGGAAGAGGGAGAAGTTtcacctcctcccttccccctaccAGCTTCCCGGCCCACATGGCCATTACTCCAAGGGGGTCCCCACAGCCAAAAGAATAAACTTTCCCAGAGTCAGAAAGGACAGttcttagcaagcctttattggcatagacaacagtacaacaataataaaaaaaagaatatacaatacaggaaataaatgttaggtcgaaggaaatctactggcgtttagtaatttccaggagaaagtctgccactatcatacagagaacaggatcagggttgtccaacaagtagtgtaacctaattaaatcggggagatggggtaatgtaaaggagtaagattcacatacttggatctgatttccttgaatctgagacagtgtaagtaattggtgggccagagattcaactgagccatcgttacatgggcacaatcttttagccttcccttgcttattaaatctgccatgtaacaaggcagaaggcataacactaaacctggcgagcattatggctctcctttgagaagGGTTTATTAAGAAAttcaggtagtgtgccaagtggccccgttcaaatgggagagaaaaatacaggggggaacacagtttcttggctgcggtgattagggtataGAACTCTCCATCCAATAGTTGATTTCAGAAAGGACAGGCAGGGGACAGGAAGAGATCATCAGTGTCTTCTGCTGTCAGATCTTAGGATTCAACCCAGAAtttatgaaacaaaaacaaacaaaccctttacTTAAATCAGAATGTAGTTCAGCTAGTAATCCATCAAGCTAAGTACAGCATGCCGTGTGTTGTGCATGCCATGGGTTTGACACTCACACATAAACACAGAAAAATCAGAGCATTGAGTAAGTTCTGGGTGGGATGTCTGTGGCCTCATAGTCTCCAGTTAAGCAGCCCACATGTACTTAACTATGGTTGTACTACTGATCATTTTATAATACTTTGCTCTGAGCAGAGACTTTATTTGGAGGGACAACTGATAAACTTGCACATGgggctgttttcaaaaggatGTACTTCTTTCAAGCTATTTTTGTATTATATGAAAACATTAACACTGACAGAAGTACAAAACCCCAAATTTTATGCAGGGTTTCTGAGCAGGGTAAATCTACGAAGAGGAAAAATGACAAATTCTCTAATGTGGGGGTCTCCCCATCTCCACATCAGGCATAGGAAAAAGGTACTTGGTGTGTCTTAGAAATTCAGACAAAAGTAAACCATAGATAAGAGAAGCATCATTTAAGGCTCAGTTCAGACAAACGTAACAAAAAATCATTGCCTAACACTGAAATcctacagagttactccagtctagccACAGTATCTTCAGTGGGCTGTAACTAGAGtgactttgcataggattgcactgtaaagctaACTACGGCGAGTGGGATTTTCTGAACAGAGGACACTTGTATCAACTGTGAATATGAACTATGAATCATCAAACCAACTTCTAAAATCCTAGTTTGAAGTTGGGTTATTTACCACAATTAGTCTTAACTATGGCTTCGTGTGATGTGTGAACACATAGATTCTGGCTTGCTTACCAAACACCATCCCCCTCCTAAAactagagctgccaacctccagctggggcctctcctggaattacaactaggccttttccgcacaagtcattCAAAATGTTTCTGGCACATTATCAAATTGTTTCGTCTGAGGAGTTCTGCACTTCATTTCTCCACGTTTATGCCAGAAacgtttcattttccttttaatccatcCCTTCTGAAAGCCTTTTTACGAGGATTCTTTTCACTGAAACGTTTCCATCCTTACAGCGTGGTCagaattacattttaatttactaCCAAA
Protein-coding regions in this window:
- the SLC16A9 gene encoding monocarboxylate transporter 9 isoform X2, whose amino-acid sequence is MVFEKSPDGGWGWVIVLASFFTQFLCYGSPLAVGVLYLEWLDIFGEGKGKTAWVGSLASGVGLLASPVCSTFVSAFGARSVTIFSSFMVAGGLMMSSFAPNIYFLFFSYGILVGSSVGLFIYAALQRKLIELYGLEGCLLIVGALSLNILACGSLMRPLRSGSFSLPEKSGLEKIPDQYLIYSEKEKNLYEENVNILEKASTEGKSVNKPFGGDCKQESLVNKNRLSSVASKETDTYKMKVAEQTYFCKQLAKKKWHLYLDYWAETLSLFKNRVFSSLFIAIFFFDIGVFPPSLLMEDIARSSNIGEENCVIPLVSIIGIMTAIGKLALGILADFKWMNTLYLYVLTLIMTSVALFLIPFAQSYIMLAILSGVLGFLTGNWSIFPYITTETVGIEKLAHAYGILMFFAGLGNSLGPPIVGWFYDWTESYDTAFYFSGLCVLFGGLLLLTAALPCWNNLNSSKQPEKPLPNMYSYKVSAAAELPAKSL
- the SLC16A9 gene encoding monocarboxylate transporter 9 isoform X1, producing MVFEKSPDGGWGWVIVLASFFTQFLCYGSPLAVGVLYLEWLDIFGEGKGKTAWVGSLASGVGLLASPVCSTFVSAFGARSVTIFSSFMVAGGLMMSSFAPNIYFLFFSYGILVGLGCGLLYTATVTITCQYFDKRRGLALGLISTGSSVGLFIYAALQRKLIELYGLEGCLLIVGALSLNILACGSLMRPLRSGSFSLPEKSGLEKIPDQYLIYSEKEKNLYEENVNILEKASTEGKSVNKPFGGDCKQESLVNKNRLSSVASKETDTYKMKVAEQTYFCKQLAKKKWHLYLDYWAETLSLFKNRVFSSLFIAIFFFDIGVFPPSLLMEDIARSSNIGEENCVIPLVSIIGIMTAIGKLALGILADFKWMNTLYLYVLTLIMTSVALFLIPFAQSYIMLAILSGVLGFLTGNWSIFPYITTETVGIEKLAHAYGILMFFAGLGNSLGPPIVGWFYDWTESYDTAFYFSGLCVLFGGLLLLTAALPCWNNLNSSKQPEKPLPNMYSYKVSAAAELPAKSL